A single Pedobacter sp. PACM 27299 DNA region contains:
- the kdpF gene encoding K(+)-transporting ATPase subunit F translates to MIALFIIAIAVFIYMVYVLIKPEKF, encoded by the coding sequence ATGATCGCATTATTCATTATCGCAATCGCAGTATTTATCTACATGGTATACGTGCTGATTAAACCCGAAAAATTTTAA